Below is a window of Streptomyces qaidamensis DNA.
AGACGATCTCCATGCCGCGCCCGCCCAGGACGTACGAGGGACGCACCAGGACCGGGTAGCCGATCTCGTCGGCGATGGCCTTGGCCTCGGCGAAGGTGGTGGCGGTGCCGTGCTTGGGGGCCGGGAGGCCGGCCTCCTTGAGGACCCGGCCGAAGGCGCCCCGGTCCTCGGCGGCGTGGATGGCCTCCGGGGAGGTGCCGACGATCGGCACGCCGTTGTCCTTGAGCGCCTGCGACAGGCCCAGCGGGGTCTGGCCGCCGAGCTGGACGACGACGCCCGCGACCGGTCCGGCCTGCTGCTCGGCGTGCACGATCTCCAGCACGTCTTCCAGCGTCAGCGGCTCGAAGTACAGGCGGTCGGAGGTGTCGTAGTCCGTGGAGACGGTCTCCGGGTTGCAGTTGACCATCACGGTCTCGTAGCCCGCGTCGCTCAGCGCGAAGGAGGCGTGGACGCAGGAGTAGTCGAACTCGATGCCCTGGCCGATGCGGTTCGGGCCGGAGCCCAGGATGATGACGGCCGGCTTCTCGCGGGAGGCGACCTCGGTCTCCTCGTCGTAGGACGAGTAGAAGTACGGCGTCTTCGCGGCGAACTCGGCGGCGCAGGTGTCGACCGTCTTGTAGACCGGGCGGATGCCCAGCGCGTGCCGGACCTCGCGGACGACGTCCTCGCGCAGGCCGCGGATCTCACCGATCTGCTGGTCGGAGAAGCCGTGCCGCTTGGCCTCCGCGAGCAGGTCGGTGGTCAGCTCGGGCGCCTCGGCCAGCTCGTCCGCGATCTCCTTGATCAGGAAGAGCTGGTCGACGAACCAGGGGTCGATCTTCGTGTACTCGAAGATCTCCTCGGGCGTGGCGCCGGCGCGGATGGCCTGCATGACGGTGTTGATCCGGCCGTCGGTCGGCCGGACCGCCTGCTCCAGGAGCTGGGACTTGTCGCCGGGCTCGCCGACGAAGGTGAACTGGCTGCCCTTCTTCTCCAGCGAGCGCAGCGCCTTCTGGAAGGCCTCGGTGAAGTTGCGGCCGATGGCCATGGCCTCGCCGACGGACTTCATGGTGGTGGTGAGGGTGGCGTCGGCGCTCGGGAACTTCTCGAAAGCGAAACGCGGGGCCTTCACGACCACGTAGTCGAGCGTGGGCTCGAAGGAGGCCGGGGTCTCCTGGGTGATGTCGTTCGGGATCTCGTCCAGCGTGTAGCCGACGGCGAGCTTGGCGGCGATCTTGGCGATCGGGAAGCCGGTCGCCTTGGAAGCGAGCGCCGAGGAGCGGGACACGCGCGGGTTCATCTCGATGACGATGACGCGGCCGTCCTCGGGGTTCACCGCGAACTGGATGTTGCAGCCGCCGGTGTCGACGCCGACCTCGCGGATCACGGCGATGCCGATGTCGCGCAGGGTCTGGTACTCGCGGTCGGTGAGCGTCATCGCGGGCGCGACCGTGATCGAGTCGCCGGTGTGCACGCCCATGGGGTCGAAGTTCTCGATGGAGCAGACGACCACGACGTTGTCGTGCTTGTCGCGCATCAGCTCCAGCTCGTACTCCTTCCAGCCGAGGATGGACTCCTCCAGGAGCACCTCGGTGGTCGGGGAGAGCGTGAGGCCCTGGCCGGCGATGCGGCGCAGCTCCTCCTCGTCGTGCGCGAAGCCGGAGCCGGCGCCGCCCATGGTGAAGGAGGGGCGGACGACGACCGGGTAGCCGCCGAGCGTGTCGACGCCGGCGAGGACGTCGTCCATGGAGTGGCAGATCACCGAGCGGGCGGACTCGCCGTGGCCGATCTTCTGGCGTACGGCCTCGACGACCTCCTTGAAGAGGTCGCGGTCCTCGCCCTTGTTGATGGCCTCGACGTTGGCGCCGATCAGCTCGACGCCGTACTTGTCGAGGGTGCCGGCCTCGTGCAGGGAGATGGCGGTGTTGAGGGCCGTCTGGCCGCCCAGGGTGGGCAGCAGCGCGTCGGGGCGCTCCTTGGCGATGATCTTCTCGACGAACTCGGGGGTGATCGGCTCGACGTAGGTGGCGTCGGCGATCTCCGGGTCGGTCATGATCGTCGCCGGGTTGGAGTTCACCAGGACGACCCTGAGGCCCTCGGCCTTCAGGACCCGGCACGCCTGGGTGCCGGAGTAGTCGAACTCGGCGGCCTGGCCGATGACGATCGGGCCGGAGCCGATGACCAGGACGGACTGGATATCGGTGCGCTTAGGCACGCTGGCCCTCCATGAGCTTCACGAAGCGGTCGAACAGGTAGGCGGCGTCGTGCGGGCCGGCTGCCGCTTCGGGGTGGTACTGGACGCTGAATGCGGGGCGGTCGAGGAGCTGGAGCCCCTCCACCACGTTGTCGTTCAGGCAGACGTGGGACACCTCGGCGCGGCCGAACGGGGTCTCGGAGACCTGGTCGAGCGGGGCGTCGACGGCGAAGCCGTGGTTGTGCGCGGTGACCTCGACCTTGCCGGTCGTGCGGTCCTGCACCGGCTGGTTGATGCCGCGGTGGCCGTACTTCAGCTTGAAGGTGCCGAAGCCGAGGGCGCGGCCGAGGATCTGGTTGCCGAAGCAGATGCCGAAGAGCGGGGTGCCGCGCTCCAGGACGCCCTGCATCACGGAGACGGGGTGGTCGGCGGTGGCCGGGTCGCCCGGGCCGTTGGAGAAGAACACGCCGTCCGGGTTCACCGCGTAGACGTCCTCGACGGTGGCGGTCGCCGGGAGCACGTGCACCTCGATGCCGCGCTCGGCCATGCGGTGCGGGGTCATGCCCTTGATGCCGAGGTCGACGGCGGCGACGGTGAACTTCTTCTCGCCGATGGCCGGGACGACGTAGGGCTCGGTGGTGGCGACCTCGGCGGAGAGGTTCGCGCCCTTCATCTGGGGGGCTTCCTGGACGCGGGCGAGCAGCGCGGCGTCGTCCTGGACGGCGCCGCCGCTGAAGATGCCGACGCGCATGGCGCCCCGCTCGCGCAGGTGGCGGGTGAGGGCGCGGGTGTCGATGCCGCTGATGCCGACGACGCCCTGGGCGTCCAGCTCCTCGTCCAGCGTGCGCCGGGAGCGCCAGCTGGACGGCACGCGCGCGGGGTCGCGCACGACGTAGCCGGAGACCCAGATCCTCTTCGACTCCATGTCCTCGTCGTTCACACCGGTGTTGCCGACGTGCGGCGCGGTCATCACCACGACCTGGCGGTGGTACGAGGGGTCGGTCAGGGTCTCCTGGTAGCCGGTCATGCCGGTGGAGAACACCGCTTCGCCGAAGGTCTCCCCCACGGCCCCGTAAGCACGGCCGCGAAAGATCCGGCCGTCCTCCAGGACGAGTACGGCGGGAGTTTTGACGGCTCCCCTGGTGGAGGTGGTCATCGTTCGGCGCCTTCCCTGGTGTTCGTTTCGATCATGGAGTTGATGGCTTCGACCCACTCGTTGTGCTCGGCCGCGCGGTCGGAGCGGAAGCCGGAGTCGATCAGCCGGTCGCCGTGCGCCCAGGTGACGACCAGCAGGCCGCCCTCGGTGAGCACCTTGCCGGCGATGCCCTTGTCGAGCCGGGCCTCGCGCAGCTGGGCGGCCGGGACGAAGAAGTCGGTCGCCCCGGGGCGTACGACGTCGAGGCCGGCGTCCGTGAGGGTGAGCTCGGCGCGGCTGCGGGTGCCCAGGCCGTGGGCGACGATGCGGTCGAGCCACTGGCCTGCGGTGGTGGAGCCGTGGTAGCGGCCGCTCAGGCTCAGCTTCGCGGGACCTGGGTCGTCCGGGGTGGTGGGCAGCTCGGGCAGGTCGCCCTGGAGGGTGCCGCGCCACTTCCAGCCCTCGCGCATCAGCCAGTAGACGAGCGCGACGAACAGGGCGAGGCCGACGACCCAGCCGATGCGGGCGGCCCAGTCGGTCACTTGCGCCGATTCCTTCTCGGCGGCCAGCAGGAGTACAGGTGTCACGTGAGCTTCCCGTCGACGAGCGTGGCCTTGCCCCGCAGCCACGTGTGCGTCACACGGCCCGGCAGCTCGCGGCCCTCGTAGGGGGTGTTGCGGCTGCGCGAGGCGAAGCCCGCGGGTTCCACGAGCCCACGGTATGCCGTGTCGACCAGGGTGAGGTTGGCGGGCTCACCTGCCGAGACGGGACGGCCGTGGCCCGTGGCCTGTCCGATCTGCGCGGGCTTGACGGACATCCGGTCGGCGACGCCGGCCCAGTCCAGCAGACCCGTGTCGACCATGGTCTCCTGCACCACCGACAGCGCGGTCTCCAGGCCGACCATGCCCATGGCGGCCGCGGCCCACTCGCAGTCCTTGTCCTCGTGCGGGTGCGGGGCGTGGTCGGTGGCGACGATGTCGATCGTGCCGTCGGCGAGCGCCTCGCGCAGGGCCATGACGTCGCGCTCGGTGCGCAGCGGCGGGTTGACCTTGTAGACGGGGTTGTACGTGCGCACCAGCTCGTCCGTGAGGAGAAGGTGGTGCGGGGTGACCTCGGCGGTGACGGCGATGCCGCGGGACTTGGCCCAGCGGACGATCTCGACGGACCCGGCGGTCGACAGGTGGCAGATGTGAACGCGGGAGCCGACATGGTCGGCGAGCAGGACATCCCGGGCGATGATCGATTCTTCGGCCACCGCGGGCCAGCCCCCGAGCCCCAGCTCCGCGGAGACGATGCCCTCGTTCATCTCGGCGCCCTCGGTCAGCCGCGGCTCCTGCGCGTGCTGCGCCACGACCCCGCCGAAGGCCTTCACGTACTCCAGGGCGCGGCGCATGATCACGGCGTCGTGGACGCACTTGCCGTCGTCGGAGAAGACGGTGACGCCCGCGGCCGACTCGTGCATGGCGCCCAGCTCGGCGAGCTTCCTGCCCTCCAGACCGACGGTCACGGCGCCGATGGGCTGGACGTCGCAGTAGCCGTGTTCCTTGCCGAGCCGCCAGACCTGTTCGACGACACCGGCGGTGTCGGCGACCGGGAAGGTGTTGGCCATCGCGAACACGGTGGTGTAGCCGCCGGAGGCCGCGGCGCGGGTGCCGGTGAGGACGGTCTCGGAGTCCTCGCGGCCGGGCTCGCGCAGATGGGTGTGCAGGTCGACCAGGCCCGGCAGCAGCACCTTGCCGTCCGCCTCGACGACCTGATCAGCCTCGGCCTCCGGGATCACACCCACCTCGGCGATCGTCTGGCCGTCGATCAGCACGTCCTGCGGCTCGCCGCCGAGCACCTTCGCACCACGGATCAGGATCTTGCTCATCTGTCTTACTTCTCCTCGGTACGGGGGTGGGTGACGGCGGGCTCGTTGCCCCCGAGCAGCAGGTACAGGACGGCCATCCGGATGGACACTCCGTTTGCGACCTGCTCGACGACGGTGCAGCGGTCGGAGTCGGCGACCTCCGCGGTGATCTCCATGCCGCGGACCATGGGGCCGGGGTGCATCACGATGGCGTGCTCGGGCATCCGCGCCATACGTTCGCCGTCGAGGCCGTAGCGCCGGGAGTACTCACGCTCGGTCGGGAAGAACGCGGCGTTCATCCGCTCGCGCTGGACCCGCAGCATCATGACCGCGTCGGACTTGGGCAGCGTGCTGTCGAGGTCGTACGACACCTCGCAGGGCCAGTTCCCGACACCGACCGGCACCAGCGTGGGCGGCGCGACGAGGGTGACCTCGGCGCCCAGGGTGTGCAGCAGGTCGACGTTGGAGCGGGCGACGCGGCTGTGCAGGACGTCGCCGACGAGTGTGATGCGCTTGCCTTCGAGGTCCTGGCCGAGTCCGGCGTCCGGGCCGATCAGGCGGCGGCGCATGGTGAAGGCGTCGAGCAGCGCCTGCGTGGGGTGCTGGTGGGTGCCGTCGCCGGCGTTGACGACGGCCGCGTCGATCCAGCCGGAGTTGGCGAGGCGGTAGGGGGCTCCGGAGGCGCCGTGCCGGATGACGACGGCGTCGACACCCATGGCCTCCAGGGTCTGGGCGGTGTCCTTCAGGGACTCGCCCTTGGAGACGCTGGAGCCCTTGGCGGAGAAGTTGATGACGTCCGCGGACAGCCGCTTCTCGGCGGCCTCGAAGGAGATCCGGGTCCGGGTGGAGTCCTCGAAGAAGAGGTTGACGATCGTGCGGCCGCGCAGGGTCGGCAGCTTCTTGATCGGCCGGTCGGCGACCCGGGCCATCTCCTCGGCGGTGTCGAGGATCAGGACGGCGTCGTCGCGGGTGAGGTCGGCGGCCGAGATGAGATGACGCTGCATCTGTCAGGCTCCGTAAGGCAGTTCATTCGGGAGGTTCGGGGCAGACGGGCGCGCGGAGGCGCGCACTGAGCCGGCGTACGACGGCGGCGTACGCCGGGAGCGCTACCGGGGGGTCGGCTTGGCACCGAGCAGCACGGTGTCGCGACCGTCCTCCTCGGCGAGCTGGACCTTGACCGTCTCCCGCAACGACGTGGGGAGGTTCTTGCCGACGTAGTCGGCGCGGATGGGCAGTTCGCGGTGTCCGCGGTCGACGAGGACGGCGAGCTGCACCGCGCGCGGGCGCCCGAGGTCGTTGAGCGCGTCGAGGGCGGCGCGGATGGTGCGGCCGGAGAAGAGCACGTCGTCGACGAGGACGACGAGCTTGCCGTCGAGACCGTCACCGGGGATCTCGGTGCGGGCGAGCGCGCGCGGCGGGTGCATGCGCAGGTCGTCGCGGTACATGGTGATGTCGAGCGAGCCGCAGGGAACCTTGCGCTCGGTGATCTGCTCCAGCTTGTCCGCGATCCGCCGGGCGAGGAAGACGCCCCGGGTCGGAATGCCGAGGAGCACCACGTCGTCGGCGCCCTTGGCGCGTTCGACGATCTCGTGGGCGATGCGGGTCAGCACCCGCGCGATGTCGGGCCCTTCGAGAACGGGCCGGGCATCGGACTGCGTGTCGTGCGTGTCCATACGAAACGGACCTCCTTCTCCGCCTCACGGGACGGACCTTAAAGGACGTCGGGATTGCGCCATACACGGTAGCAGGTCCCCGTTGTCGCTCCGATGGCCCCCTCGGATCACCTACTTGGCCTAACGGAGCGCCGATATCACGGAAGAGTCGGTGCGGACCATTCGGCTTGACGCGGCAGAGTAACGCTGCGTAACCTCACAGTGAGTTACCAGCCGCGCGGCCTGGCACCCACGCCAGACGCGTCGACACAGTGCCGGGGAGCTATATGTCCAGCGAATACGCCAAACAGCTCGGGGCCAAGCTCCGGGCGATCCGCACCCAGCAGGGCCTTTCCCTCCACGGTGTCGAGGAGAAGTCCCAGGGACGCTGGAAGGCGGTCGTGGTCGGTTCGTACGAGCGCGGCGACCGTGCCGTGACCGTGCAGCGCCTTGCCGAGCTGGCGGATTTCTACGGCGTTCCGGTGCAGGAGCTGCTTCCGGGCACGACTCCGGGCGGGGCCGCCGAGCCGCCGCCGAAGCTGGTCCTGGACCTGGAGCGGCTGGCCACGGTGCCGGCCGAGAAGGCGGGCCCTCTTCAGCGCTACGCGGCCACGATCCAGTCGCAGCGCGGTGACTACAACGGCAAGGTGCTGTCGATCCGCCAGGACGACCTGCGCACCCTCGCCGTCATCTACGACCAGTCGCCGTCCGTCCTCACGGAACAGCTGATCAGCTGGGGTGTCCTGGACGCGGACGCGCGTCGCGCTGTGGCGTCCCACGAGGAGGCCTGACCCGCTCCGCGGGCCCAGCAGAAACGTGCCGCCGGGGTGGCCGAAACCGTATGGTTCTCGGCCACCCCGGCGGCGTTCTGAGGGCCTCGGCGCGCTCGGCCGTACGGGACGGCCTCGGAAGGCGCGGGAACGCCGGAGGGCCCGCAGCGGTCACGCTGCGGGCCCTCCGGCATGTGGTCTGTCAGACCTCGTCGCGGCGGAGCGAGGGCTTGAGTTCCTTCAGCCGGCCGAGCAGGCCGTTCACGAACGAGGGGGACTCGTCCGTGGAGAACTCCTTCGCCAGCTGCACCATCTCGTCGAGGACGACGGCGTCCGGCGTCGCATCGACCCAGATCAGCTCATAGGCGCCGAGCCGCAGGATGTTGCGGTCGACGACGGGCATCCGGTCCAGCGTCCAGCCGACGGAGTACTGCGCGATCAGCTCGTCGATGCGCTTCGCGTGCTCCGCGTAGCCCTCGACCAGCTCCATCGTGTACTCGCTGACCGGCGGCTGCCGGGTGTCCGCCCGGGACAGCCGGACCCAGTCCGCGAGGACGGTCAGCACCTCGGCGCCGCGCTGGTCCCCCTCGAAGAGGATCTGGAAGGCGCGCTTACGGGCCGTGTTGCGAGCAGCCACGGTTAGCTGTTCACCCGGCCGAGGTAGTCGCTGGTGCGGGTGTCGACCTTGATCTTCTCACCGGTGGTGATGAAGAGCGGCACGTTGATCTGGTGGCCGGTCTCCAGGATGGCGGGCTTGGTGCCGCCCGTGGAGCGGTCGCCCTGGACGCCCGGCTCGGTCTCCTGGATGACGAGCTCGACGGCGGCCGGCAGCTCGACGAAGAGCAC
It encodes the following:
- the carB gene encoding carbamoyl-phosphate synthase large subunit; translated protein: MPKRTDIQSVLVIGSGPIVIGQAAEFDYSGTQACRVLKAEGLRVVLVNSNPATIMTDPEIADATYVEPITPEFVEKIIAKERPDALLPTLGGQTALNTAISLHEAGTLDKYGVELIGANVEAINKGEDRDLFKEVVEAVRQKIGHGESARSVICHSMDDVLAGVDTLGGYPVVVRPSFTMGGAGSGFAHDEEELRRIAGQGLTLSPTTEVLLEESILGWKEYELELMRDKHDNVVVVCSIENFDPMGVHTGDSITVAPAMTLTDREYQTLRDIGIAVIREVGVDTGGCNIQFAVNPEDGRVIVIEMNPRVSRSSALASKATGFPIAKIAAKLAVGYTLDEIPNDITQETPASFEPTLDYVVVKAPRFAFEKFPSADATLTTTMKSVGEAMAIGRNFTEAFQKALRSLEKKGSQFTFVGEPGDKSQLLEQAVRPTDGRINTVMQAIRAGATPEEIFEYTKIDPWFVDQLFLIKEIADELAEAPELTTDLLAEAKRHGFSDQQIGEIRGLREDVVREVRHALGIRPVYKTVDTCAAEFAAKTPYFYSSYDEETEVASREKPAVIILGSGPNRIGQGIEFDYSCVHASFALSDAGYETVMVNCNPETVSTDYDTSDRLYFEPLTLEDVLEIVHAEQQAGPVAGVVVQLGGQTPLGLSQALKDNGVPIVGTSPEAIHAAEDRGAFGRVLKEAGLPAPKHGTATTFAEAKAIADEIGYPVLVRPSYVLGGRGMEIVYDETRLESYIAESTEISPSRPVLVDRFLDDAIEIDVDALYDGEELYLGGVMEHIEEAGIHSGDSACALPPITLGGFDIKRLRASTEGIAKGVGVRGLINIQFALAGDILYVLEANPRASRTVPFTSKATAVPLAKAAARISLGATIAELRAEGLLPATGDGGELPFDAPISVKEAVMPWSRFRDIHGRGVDTVLGPEMRSTGEVMGIDSVFGTAYAKSQAGAYGPLPTKGRAFISVANRDKRSMIFPARELVAHGFELLATSGTAEVLKRNGINATIVRKQSEGTGPNGEKTIVQLIHDGEVDLIVNTPYGTGGRLDGYDIRTAAVARSVPCLTTVQALAAAVQGIDALNRGDVSVRSLQEHAEHLTAARD
- the carA gene encoding glutamine-hydrolyzing carbamoyl-phosphate synthase small subunit; this translates as MTTSTRGAVKTPAVLVLEDGRIFRGRAYGAVGETFGEAVFSTGMTGYQETLTDPSYHRQVVVMTAPHVGNTGVNDEDMESKRIWVSGYVVRDPARVPSSWRSRRTLDEELDAQGVVGISGIDTRALTRHLRERGAMRVGIFSGGAVQDDAALLARVQEAPQMKGANLSAEVATTEPYVVPAIGEKKFTVAAVDLGIKGMTPHRMAERGIEVHVLPATATVEDVYAVNPDGVFFSNGPGDPATADHPVSVMQGVLERGTPLFGICFGNQILGRALGFGTFKLKYGHRGINQPVQDRTTGKVEVTAHNHGFAVDAPLDQVSETPFGRAEVSHVCLNDNVVEGLQLLDRPAFSVQYHPEAAAGPHDAAYLFDRFVKLMEGQRA
- a CDS encoding dihydroorotase, with product MSKILIRGAKVLGGEPQDVLIDGQTIAEVGVIPEAEADQVVEADGKVLLPGLVDLHTHLREPGREDSETVLTGTRAAASGGYTTVFAMANTFPVADTAGVVEQVWRLGKEHGYCDVQPIGAVTVGLEGRKLAELGAMHESAAGVTVFSDDGKCVHDAVIMRRALEYVKAFGGVVAQHAQEPRLTEGAEMNEGIVSAELGLGGWPAVAEESIIARDVLLADHVGSRVHICHLSTAGSVEIVRWAKSRGIAVTAEVTPHHLLLTDELVRTYNPVYKVNPPLRTERDVMALREALADGTIDIVATDHAPHPHEDKDCEWAAAAMGMVGLETALSVVQETMVDTGLLDWAGVADRMSVKPAQIGQATGHGRPVSAGEPANLTLVDTAYRGLVEPAGFASRSRNTPYEGRELPGRVTHTWLRGKATLVDGKLT
- a CDS encoding aspartate carbamoyltransferase catalytic subunit — translated: MQRHLISAADLTRDDAVLILDTAEEMARVADRPIKKLPTLRGRTIVNLFFEDSTRTRISFEAAEKRLSADVINFSAKGSSVSKGESLKDTAQTLEAMGVDAVVIRHGASGAPYRLANSGWIDAAVVNAGDGTHQHPTQALLDAFTMRRRLIGPDAGLGQDLEGKRITLVGDVLHSRVARSNVDLLHTLGAEVTLVAPPTLVPVGVGNWPCEVSYDLDSTLPKSDAVMMLRVQRERMNAAFFPTEREYSRRYGLDGERMARMPEHAIVMHPGPMVRGMEITAEVADSDRCTVVEQVANGVSIRMAVLYLLLGGNEPAVTHPRTEEK
- the pyrR gene encoding bifunctional pyr operon transcriptional regulator/uracil phosphoribosyltransferase PyrR codes for the protein MDTHDTQSDARPVLEGPDIARVLTRIAHEIVERAKGADDVVLLGIPTRGVFLARRIADKLEQITERKVPCGSLDITMYRDDLRMHPPRALARTEIPGDGLDGKLVVLVDDVLFSGRTIRAALDALNDLGRPRAVQLAVLVDRGHRELPIRADYVGKNLPTSLRETVKVQLAEEDGRDTVLLGAKPTPR
- the bldD gene encoding transcriptional regulator BldD, with translation MSSEYAKQLGAKLRAIRTQQGLSLHGVEEKSQGRWKAVVVGSYERGDRAVTVQRLAELADFYGVPVQELLPGTTPGGAAEPPPKLVLDLERLATVPAEKAGPLQRYAATIQSQRGDYNGKVLSIRQDDLRTLAVIYDQSPSVLTEQLISWGVLDADARRAVASHEEA
- the nusB gene encoding transcription antitermination factor NusB; this translates as MAARNTARKRAFQILFEGDQRGAEVLTVLADWVRLSRADTRQPPVSEYTMELVEGYAEHAKRIDELIAQYSVGWTLDRMPVVDRNILRLGAYELIWVDATPDAVVLDEMVQLAKEFSTDESPSFVNGLLGRLKELKPSLRRDEV